The proteins below are encoded in one region of Desulfomicrobium apsheronum:
- a CDS encoding zinc metalloprotease HtpX: MHRTAIDPDRFSSHRGLNRLQTLLLLGLMTGYAGFVGWMLWGPDGLWFLLVWGAFLLLFSPQLSARWVLKMYGARPVPPAQASEYHQALATLAARAGLPAAPSLWWVPSPMVNAFAVGRRDASAVAVTDGLLRTLSPRELVAVLAHETAHIAHGDLFVMSLADVISRLTSAMSFVGLVLIFLSLPQALAGGEVHWWPLILLALAPQVNLLAQLGLSRTREFDADLTAAQLTDDPQGMASALVKLERIENGFLRRIFFPGQGLPEPSWLRTHPTTRERVQRLLDLQRGRTAPWSDGYVFEPPEFPHIRVRQRPRGGWWGYWY; this comes from the coding sequence ATGCACCGCACCGCCATCGACCCTGACCGTTTCTCATCTCATCGCGGCCTGAACCGCCTGCAGACCCTGCTTCTGCTCGGCCTCATGACCGGCTACGCAGGTTTCGTCGGCTGGATGCTCTGGGGCCCCGACGGGCTGTGGTTCCTCCTTGTCTGGGGCGCCTTCCTGCTCCTCTTCTCGCCGCAACTCTCGGCCCGCTGGGTGCTCAAAATGTACGGCGCCAGACCCGTGCCCCCGGCCCAGGCGTCCGAATACCACCAGGCCCTGGCCACTCTGGCCGCCCGAGCCGGGCTACCGGCAGCGCCAAGCCTGTGGTGGGTGCCGAGCCCCATGGTCAACGCATTCGCCGTGGGCCGCCGGGACGCCTCGGCCGTCGCCGTGACCGACGGCCTGCTGCGCACTCTCTCGCCGCGCGAGCTCGTGGCCGTCCTGGCCCACGAGACCGCGCATATCGCCCACGGCGACCTGTTCGTCATGAGCCTGGCCGACGTCATTTCGCGCCTCACCTCGGCCATGAGCTTCGTGGGCCTCGTTCTCATCTTTCTGTCCCTGCCCCAGGCCCTGGCTGGCGGGGAAGTGCACTGGTGGCCGCTCATCCTGCTGGCGCTGGCCCCGCAAGTGAACCTGCTCGCCCAGCTCGGACTCTCCCGCACCCGCGAATTCGATGCGGACCTGACTGCGGCCCAGCTGACTGACGACCCGCAAGGCATGGCCTCTGCCCTGGTCAAGCTGGAAAGAATCGAAAACGGCTTTCTGCGCCGCATATTCTTCCCAGGGCAAGGACTGCCCGAGCCGTCATGGCTGCGCACCCACCCTACCACGCGGGAACGCGTCCAGCGCCTCCTGGACCTTCAGCGCGGCCGCACCGCACCCTGGTCCGACGGCTATGTCTTCGAGCCACCCGAATTTCCGCATATCCGAGTCCGCCAACGCCCCCGAGGCGGCTGGTGGGGATACTGGTACTAA
- a CDS encoding 4Fe-4S dicluster domain-containing protein produces MSHHSHRSGYSELTDRLNRCPQGAPPSESLYRILKILFSEREAELIAVLPIKPFTAEKAAEIWKMDLPRTRNILDDLAGRAMLVDIEGEDGRTTYVLPPPMAGFFEFSMMRTRGDIDQKTLGELFYQYLNVEEDFIKALFVDGETQLGRVFVQEPMLSRENAVHVLDYERASEVIRTASHRAISTCYCRHKMEHVGRDCDAPKDICMTFNTSAAALARHGHARPVDTAECLDLLDQAQEHGLVQFGENVRERVNFICNCCGCCCEAMIAARKFGSLHPVHTTNFLPVVDEVACNGCGKCAAACPVEAMGIVSANDPGQPKRKKARVDENICLGCGVCVRACPEKALLLKSREKRVITPLNSVHRTVVMALERGKLQHLFFDNRVLWNHRALAAVLGVILKLPPVKQIMATDQVKSRFMEYLVRKFPV; encoded by the coding sequence ATGTCGCACCATTCGCACCGCTCAGGCTATTCCGAGCTGACCGACCGGCTGAACCGCTGCCCCCAGGGGGCTCCGCCTTCCGAGTCCCTGTACAGGATCCTGAAGATACTTTTCTCGGAGCGTGAAGCCGAACTCATCGCCGTGCTGCCCATCAAGCCCTTCACAGCGGAAAAAGCCGCCGAAATCTGGAAAATGGACCTGCCCCGGACCCGGAACATTCTGGATGACCTGGCTGGACGGGCCATGCTGGTCGACATCGAAGGCGAGGACGGCCGGACGACCTATGTCCTGCCGCCGCCCATGGCCGGATTCTTCGAATTTTCCATGATGCGCACGCGCGGCGATATCGACCAGAAGACCCTGGGCGAGCTCTTCTACCAGTATCTGAACGTGGAGGAGGACTTCATCAAGGCCCTCTTCGTCGACGGCGAGACCCAGCTTGGCCGCGTCTTCGTGCAGGAACCCATGCTCTCGCGCGAGAACGCCGTGCACGTGCTCGACTACGAACGGGCCAGCGAGGTCATCCGCACGGCAAGCCACCGGGCCATCAGCACCTGCTACTGCCGCCACAAGATGGAACACGTCGGCCGGGACTGCGACGCTCCCAAGGACATCTGCATGACCTTCAACACCTCGGCCGCCGCCCTGGCCCGCCACGGCCACGCCCGGCCCGTGGACACGGCCGAGTGCCTGGACCTCCTGGACCAGGCCCAGGAGCACGGGCTGGTGCAATTCGGGGAGAACGTGCGCGAGCGGGTCAACTTCATCTGCAACTGCTGCGGCTGCTGCTGCGAGGCCATGATCGCGGCCCGCAAGTTCGGCAGCCTCCACCCCGTACACACCACCAACTTTCTGCCCGTGGTGGACGAAGTCGCCTGCAACGGCTGCGGCAAGTGCGCGGCCGCCTGCCCGGTCGAAGCAATGGGCATTGTCTCGGCCAACGATCCCGGGCAGCCGAAGCGCAAAAAAGCCCGCGTGGACGAGAATATCTGTCTGGGTTGCGGCGTTTGCGTACGCGCCTGTCCGGAAAAGGCCCTGCTGCTCAAATCCCGGGAAAAGCGGGTCATCACTCCGCTCAATTCCGTGCACCGCACCGTGGTCATGGCGCTTGAGCGCGGCAAGCTCCAACACCTCTTCTTCGACAACCGCGTGCTCTGGAACCACCGCGCCCTGGCCGCCGTGCTGGGCGTCATCCTGAAGCTGCCGCCTGTAAAGCAGATAATGGCTACCGATCAGGTCAAGTCGCGATTCATGGAATACCTGGTGCGCAAATTCCCGGTCTGA
- a CDS encoding PEP-CTERM sorting domain-containing protein (PEP-CTERM proteins occur, often in large numbers, in the proteomes of bacteria that also encode an exosortase, a predicted intramembrane cysteine proteinase. The presence of a PEP-CTERM domain at a protein's C-terminus predicts cleavage within the sorting domain, followed by covalent anchoring to some some component of the (usually Gram-negative) cell surface. Many PEP-CTERM proteins exhibit an unusual sequence composition that includes large numbers of potential glycosylation sites. Expression of one such protein has been shown restore the ability of a bacterium to form floc, a type of biofilm.) — protein MRQILFVICAVYFSMLPFSKSAHAYIYELSFLASVYGYDYTPVEMYDGTYISFTDIDPFVFTFNDKVVESGTYSSSMSYGAYYNYNINHYGFKSSVTDFLYMPEGLDVGAVSDGYAVLRNYYPTWYPSGRSQMEFNYGIKIDDWVYSAFILLDFRGIYNNLDDFLSIAPGFTAYNGFLERSAFVVDGVFSSGSIFRGDIRLFDSVKIESVPEPSTLLLLVFSILVIFFIKSARRNKYLAC, from the coding sequence GTGAGGCAAATACTTTTTGTTATATGTGCTGTTTATTTTTCTATGCTGCCATTTTCCAAAAGTGCACATGCTTACATATATGAGCTTTCGTTTCTTGCGTCTGTGTATGGGTATGATTATACCCCTGTAGAGATGTATGACGGTACATATATTTCGTTTACAGATATCGACCCATTTGTTTTCACGTTTAATGATAAGGTGGTTGAATCTGGGACTTATTCGTCTTCAATGAGTTATGGAGCATATTATAATTATAATATAAATCATTACGGTTTTAAATCGTCAGTAACTGATTTTCTGTATATGCCAGAGGGGTTAGATGTTGGGGCTGTGTCTGATGGATATGCCGTGCTTAGGAATTATTATCCTACATGGTATCCTAGCGGTAGGTCACAAATGGAATTTAATTATGGTATCAAAATTGATGATTGGGTGTATAGTGCTTTTATATTACTAGATTTTAGAGGGATATATAATAATTTAGATGATTTTTTATCTATTGCTCCAGGGTTTACGGCATATAATGGTTTTTTAGAACGTTCTGCATTTGTTGTTGATGGAGTATTTTCCTCTGGATCGATTTTTCGTGGAGATATAAGATTGTTTGATTCTGTTAAAATTGAATCCGTTCCAGAGCCATCAACGTTATTGTTATTAGTTTTTAGTATTTTGGTGATTTTTTTTATTAAGAGTGCTCGTCGTAATAAATATTTAGCGTGTTGA
- a CDS encoding recombinase family protein: MAGINSTTATTSKEHRPVSHGHIAHIRVSSTDEYTGRQLGPECGQQFTKVFEDKTSGKDTNRPALKECLEHLREGDALWVHSIDRLARSFQDLQNLIDSLQVKGVTVRFYKEGLTFQNHGTQDPFAKLLFQVLGSFAEFERNIIRERQREGIERAKKAGKYKHGKGGRKQTTDRAKVQVLRAQSRSAVACRASSDVLRSSRIDFKLDSRADGQLVIPCLPPLRRSLESVRGRCQRHSRGQAV, translated from the coding sequence ATGGCGGGTATCAACTCTACCACGGCCACCACAAGCAAGGAGCACCGTCCCGTGTCCCACGGACACATCGCTCACATCCGAGTCAGCAGCACAGACGAGTACACAGGCAGACAGCTTGGTCCGGAGTGCGGCCAGCAGTTCACCAAGGTTTTCGAGGATAAGACCAGCGGCAAGGACACCAATCGTCCCGCCCTCAAGGAATGCCTGGAGCACCTGCGGGAAGGTGACGCGCTCTGGGTACACTCCATCGACAGACTTGCCCGTAGCTTTCAGGATCTCCAGAATCTGATCGACTCCTTGCAGGTCAAGGGCGTGACCGTGAGGTTCTACAAGGAGGGACTGACCTTCCAAAACCACGGCACACAAGATCCGTTCGCCAAGCTCCTCTTTCAGGTGCTGGGATCGTTTGCCGAGTTTGAACGAAACATCATCCGTGAACGACAGCGGGAAGGGATCGAGCGAGCCAAGAAGGCCGGGAAATACAAGCACGGTAAGGGTGGCAGGAAGCAGACCACCGACCGGGCCAAGGTTCAGGTGTTGAGAGCGCAGAGCAGATCGGCTGTAGCCTGTCGAGCGTCCAGCGATGTCTTGAGGAGCAGCAGGATTGACTTCAAGCTGGACTCACGGGCTGATGGACAGCTCGTCATCCCTTGCCTTCCCCCCCTTCGTCGCAGCTTAGAGAGCGTCCGTGGAAGATGTCAGCGTCACTCGCGGGGCCAGGCCGTTTAA
- a CDS encoding fatty acid--CoA ligase, which yields MNQTQQLLIKNILQAPLQDNPDQEIIYAGTLRFTYARFRERVARLAAMLMAQGVKPGDTVAVMDYDSHRYMECYFAIPMIGAVLHTINIRLSPEQMVYTIGHAEDDVILVNSDFLPLLEQIRGRLDTVEKFILLSDTEETPATSLPLAGEYEALLAASEPLEDFPDFDENTRATTFYTTGTTGLPKGVFFSHRQLVLHTLAGVAALGSNATQGRFHREDVYMPITPMFHVHAWGIPYMATMLGVKQVYPGRYVPEVLARLIATEKVTFSHCVPTILHMLLSDPKCAKFDLSGWKVVIGGAAMPKAICAAALERGVDVFTGYGMSETCPILSLAHLSDAELQLDRETQIALRTRTGKALPMVRLRLVDDNGAEVPSDDKTPGTLQVRAPWLTASYLKDESNSKKLWTDGWLNTGDVACRNAEGSLRITDRTKDVIKVGGEWISSLELEDIILQHPDVAEAAVIGKPDLRWGETPLALVAPKPGTAPQEKEIVQHVKSFVDKGVLPKEAVLLRARLVEAIARTSVGKTNKVAMREMYLKDGEE from the coding sequence ATGAACCAGACACAACAACTCCTCATCAAGAACATCCTCCAGGCTCCCTTGCAGGACAATCCCGATCAGGAGATCATCTATGCCGGAACCCTGCGCTTCACCTATGCGCGGTTCCGGGAGCGCGTGGCGCGCCTGGCCGCCATGCTCATGGCCCAGGGCGTGAAACCCGGCGACACCGTGGCCGTCATGGACTACGACAGCCATCGCTACATGGAATGCTACTTCGCCATTCCCATGATTGGCGCCGTCCTGCACACCATCAACATCCGTCTCTCGCCCGAACAGATGGTCTATACCATCGGCCACGCCGAGGATGACGTCATTCTCGTCAATTCCGACTTCCTGCCTCTGCTGGAGCAGATCCGGGGCCGCCTGGACACTGTGGAAAAGTTCATCCTGCTCTCGGACACGGAAGAGACGCCAGCGACCTCCCTGCCCCTGGCCGGCGAATACGAGGCATTGCTGGCCGCGTCCGAGCCCCTGGAAGATTTCCCGGACTTCGACGAGAACACCCGGGCCACGACCTTCTACACGACGGGCACCACGGGCCTGCCCAAGGGCGTGTTCTTCAGTCACCGCCAGCTTGTCCTGCACACCCTGGCCGGAGTCGCGGCGCTGGGATCCAACGCCACCCAGGGCCGCTTTCACCGCGAAGACGTGTACATGCCCATAACGCCCATGTTTCATGTCCATGCCTGGGGCATCCCTTACATGGCAACCATGCTCGGGGTGAAGCAGGTCTATCCGGGCAGATACGTCCCCGAAGTCCTGGCGCGGCTCATCGCCACGGAGAAGGTCACCTTCAGCCACTGCGTGCCGACCATCCTGCACATGCTCCTCTCGGACCCCAAATGCGCGAAGTTCGACCTGTCGGGCTGGAAAGTGGTCATCGGCGGCGCGGCCATGCCCAAGGCCATCTGCGCGGCGGCTCTGGAGCGTGGAGTCGATGTCTTCACCGGCTACGGCATGTCCGAGACCTGCCCCATCCTGAGCCTGGCCCATCTCTCGGACGCGGAACTGCAACTCGACCGCGAAACCCAGATCGCGCTGCGTACACGGACGGGCAAGGCCCTGCCCATGGTCCGGCTGCGTCTGGTGGACGACAACGGGGCAGAAGTGCCAAGTGACGACAAAACCCCCGGTACCCTGCAGGTTCGGGCACCCTGGCTCACGGCGTCCTACCTCAAGGACGAGAGCAATTCGAAAAAGTTGTGGACCGACGGCTGGCTGAACACGGGCGACGTGGCCTGCCGCAACGCCGAGGGCAGCCTGCGCATCACGGATCGCACCAAAGACGTGATCAAGGTTGGCGGGGAATGGATCAGTTCGCTGGAGCTCGAAGACATCATCCTGCAGCACCCTGACGTGGCCGAAGCCGCGGTCATCGGCAAGCCCGACCTGCGCTGGGGCGAGACGCCGTTGGCCCTGGTGGCGCCAAAACCGGGCACGGCCCCGCAGGAGAAGGAAATCGTCCAGCACGTCAAGAGCTTCGTGGACAAGGGCGTGCTGCCCAAGGAGGCGGTGCTTCTGCGGGCCAGGCTGGTGGAAGCCATCGCCAGAACCAGCGTGGGCAAGACCAACAAGGTGGCCATGCGCGAAATGTATCTGAAGGACGGAGAGGAATAA
- a CDS encoding cysteine hydrolase family protein, which yields MKNANRALVVIDLQNDYFPEGKFPLWNTKTTLTNVQNAIKKAISNDIPVVLVQHVASGKAGAAPFFNAGTHGVALHPGILEVAHDAKIVIKKFADSFLETNLENILDEEKIEEILLCGMMTQNCVTHTALSKKAEKYKISILADCCTTVSEMIHNIALNGLAPRVTLTSSTDAL from the coding sequence ATGAAAAATGCAAATCGCGCGCTCGTCGTCATCGACCTGCAAAACGACTACTTTCCCGAAGGGAAATTTCCCCTGTGGAACACCAAAACCACGCTGACCAACGTTCAGAATGCCATCAAAAAGGCAATCTCAAACGACATCCCGGTCGTCCTCGTTCAGCACGTCGCAAGCGGTAAAGCAGGAGCCGCGCCCTTCTTCAATGCGGGAACGCATGGCGTCGCCTTGCATCCCGGCATTCTTGAAGTCGCGCACGACGCAAAAATCGTCATCAAGAAATTCGCGGACAGCTTTCTTGAGACCAATCTTGAAAATATACTTGATGAGGAAAAGATCGAGGAAATACTCTTGTGCGGGATGATGACCCAGAACTGCGTTACGCACACTGCGCTTTCAAAGAAGGCGGAAAAATACAAGATCTCCATCTTGGCGGACTGCTGCACCACGGTCAGCGAAATGATTCACAACATCGCCTTAAACGGCCTGGCCCCGCGAGTGACGCTGACATCTTCCACGGACGCTCTCTAA
- a CDS encoding zinc-dependent alcohol dehydrogenase family protein — MKAQLLQTYGDTPDFRLADTDVPAVKPGHVLVRVAATSVNPIDIKIRKMKPVFAPALPAILGMDVAGTVEAVGEGVSGLKPGDEVFGCAGGLADMPGALAEYMLADARLMALKPANLTMAQAAALPLVTITAWDALFDRARIKAGQFVLIHAGTGGVGHVAVQLAKSCGARVAATVSSATKGELARSLGADEIINYREEKPEEYVARLTGRRGFDVVFDTVGGANLDASFLAAGPGGVVVSTNTRSTHDLSPLHAKALTLSVVFMLLPLLTGQGRERHGEIMAQAAALAHGGKLRPHLDRSFSLEDIAKAHDFLDSGRAVGKVVIQVA, encoded by the coding sequence ATGAAAGCGCAACTCTTGCAAACATACGGGGATACGCCCGATTTCCGACTGGCGGATACCGACGTTCCTGCAGTCAAACCCGGTCATGTGCTGGTGCGCGTGGCCGCGACCAGCGTGAATCCCATCGATATCAAGATCCGGAAGATGAAACCGGTCTTCGCCCCGGCGCTGCCCGCCATTCTGGGCATGGACGTGGCCGGGACGGTCGAGGCCGTGGGCGAAGGCGTGAGCGGCCTCAAGCCCGGCGATGAGGTCTTCGGCTGCGCGGGAGGCCTTGCGGACATGCCCGGCGCCCTGGCTGAATACATGCTGGCCGACGCGAGGCTGATGGCCCTCAAACCGGCGAACCTGACCATGGCGCAGGCGGCGGCGCTGCCGCTGGTGACCATCACGGCCTGGGACGCGCTCTTCGACCGGGCCCGGATCAAGGCCGGACAGTTCGTGCTGATCCATGCAGGCACGGGCGGAGTGGGACATGTGGCCGTGCAGCTGGCCAAATCCTGCGGAGCGCGCGTGGCCGCGACCGTGTCCTCGGCGACTAAGGGCGAGCTGGCCCGGTCCCTGGGCGCGGACGAGATCATCAACTACCGTGAGGAGAAGCCCGAGGAGTATGTCGCAAGACTTACCGGCAGGCGCGGCTTCGACGTCGTCTTCGACACCGTGGGCGGAGCCAACCTGGACGCGTCGTTCCTGGCGGCCGGACCGGGCGGGGTGGTCGTCTCCACCAACACCCGCTCCACCCACGACCTGTCCCCCCTGCACGCCAAGGCCCTGACTCTGTCGGTGGTCTTCATGCTCCTGCCACTCCTCACCGGCCAGGGCCGCGAACGCCACGGCGAGATCATGGCTCAGGCCGCCGCCCTTGCCCACGGCGGCAAGCTCAGGCCGCATCTGGACAGGAGTTTTTCCCTGGAGGACATCGCAAAGGCCCATGATTTCCTGGACAGCGGACGGGCCGTGGGCAAGGTCGTGATCCAGGTCGCATGA
- a CDS encoding LysR family transcriptional regulator produces the protein MDLHHLRTFVAVAEENHLTRAAERLFVSQPAVSSHIKALEGELGVVLFHRTPKGMILSREGEKLLGRVRRILDDAESLLGAARNMSGDLNGQITLGINTDSVFIRLVEISALMRRDYPGITMSLVNSNSWEIVRDVRRGVLDAGFAYGEISEEGLQATVLARIPFRVVGPAAWAARLESAGWPEIAAMPWVWMAHNCPFLDILDRKFSELGQHPQKRIEADHESILRALVLAGEGVTLMREDEALDGRERGQFAVWPGERLGLPLSFVCREARKVEPVLGAVRDVVASVWECASCP, from the coding sequence ATGGATTTGCACCATCTGCGGACTTTTGTGGCCGTGGCTGAAGAGAATCATCTGACCCGCGCGGCCGAGCGCCTTTTTGTCAGTCAGCCGGCGGTCAGCAGCCACATCAAGGCGCTGGAGGGGGAGCTTGGCGTTGTTCTCTTTCATCGCACGCCCAAAGGCATGATCCTGTCCCGTGAAGGCGAGAAACTTCTGGGCCGCGTCCGGCGCATCCTCGATGATGCCGAGTCGCTGCTCGGCGCGGCCAGGAACATGAGCGGCGATTTGAACGGCCAGATTACCCTCGGTATCAACACGGACTCGGTCTTCATTCGGCTGGTCGAGATTTCGGCGCTGATGCGTAGGGATTATCCGGGCATCACCATGTCCCTGGTCAATTCCAATTCTTGGGAGATCGTGCGCGATGTGCGTCGGGGTGTGCTGGATGCGGGATTCGCGTATGGCGAGATTTCGGAAGAGGGCCTGCAGGCGACGGTCTTGGCCCGGATTCCCTTTCGCGTCGTGGGTCCGGCCGCATGGGCCGCGCGGCTGGAGAGCGCCGGATGGCCGGAGATTGCGGCCATGCCCTGGGTCTGGATGGCCCATAATTGTCCTTTTCTGGACATCCTGGACCGAAAATTCTCCGAGCTCGGGCAGCACCCGCAGAAACGCATCGAGGCCGATCACGAGAGCATTCTGCGCGCCCTGGTCCTTGCCGGAGAAGGCGTGACCCTCATGCGCGAGGACGAGGCGCTTGACGGCCGGGAGCGCGGGCAGTTCGCCGTCTGGCCAGGAGAACGGCTGGGCCTGCCATTGTCCTTTGTGTGCCGGGAAGCCAGGAAGGTCGAGCCTGTTTTGGGGGCCGTGCGGGATGTGGTGGCGTCGGTTTGGGAATGCGCCAGTTGTCCCTAA
- a CDS encoding TIGR02285 family protein, with the protein MCMSLQVEAQPRDEVVWMHADFPPLRIIDGPYAGQGISDMIHALMSRELPDFRHSVITANLSRTLNWMESGRNVLAVGLIPNPQRDRVMQYSVPCVLVPPVCLVVRAGEQESLGLGGHVSLRDFIARKRLGVATARSYGPELDSVLLSSPDLSRVVVNKGSTLFESLLEMLLLGRVDGVLAYPFEAVYGARMKGKEDMISIAPLRESMVLVQGRIAAPRTAWGTAMIGRVNEVLLRHRESLEYRQAFERWLPPGIIEDYRIMYDDFLMSR; encoded by the coding sequence ATGTGCATGTCATTACAGGTCGAAGCGCAACCTCGCGATGAAGTAGTCTGGATGCACGCCGATTTTCCGCCCTTGCGCATCATTGACGGCCCGTACGCGGGGCAGGGTATTTCGGATATGATCCACGCCCTGATGAGCCGAGAACTGCCCGATTTCAGGCACTCCGTAATCACCGCCAATCTGAGCCGAACCCTGAACTGGATGGAGAGTGGGCGAAACGTTCTGGCCGTGGGACTTATCCCGAATCCGCAGCGCGATCGGGTCATGCAATATTCCGTTCCCTGCGTGCTGGTGCCGCCGGTCTGTCTTGTGGTCAGGGCCGGGGAACAGGAAAGCCTGGGCCTTGGAGGACACGTCAGCCTGCGCGATTTCATCGCCCGCAAGCGTCTGGGGGTGGCGACGGCCAGGTCTTACGGGCCGGAGCTTGATTCCGTGCTGCTTTCGTCGCCCGATCTGTCCCGTGTAGTCGTCAACAAGGGATCGACTCTCTTTGAAAGCCTGCTTGAGATGCTTCTTCTCGGGCGGGTGGACGGGGTGCTCGCCTATCCGTTCGAGGCGGTGTACGGCGCACGGATGAAGGGCAAGGAAGACATGATATCCATAGCACCGCTGCGGGAGAGCATGGTTCTCGTACAAGGGCGCATAGCTGCTCCCCGCACAGCTTGGGGTACGGCCATGATCGGCCGCGTCAATGAGGTCCTGCTCAGGCATCGGGAATCCCTCGAATACAGACAGGCCTTCGAACGCTGGTTGCCGCCCGGGATCATCGAGGATTATCGGATCATGTATGATGATTTTCTGATGTCGCGCTGA
- a CDS encoding site-specific integrase, with protein MLYKFIEKNLSGNWRSADRLVDNERPVERIAPQIIQAVSVEDEQPLISSLVNKFLEEKSARLAPKTLLGYKTDLAIFQNNIDDVPINKFRVTDLNDFRDKLKVLPKHNNKTGVPISATRANNIIGSLSAFMGWCKDLGYIETNIALNKKIPVPKNEGVRDRFSDEQLLMIFSHDRFKNPDKKKMYHYWVPILAYYHGMRLNEICLLRRQDIYQHGDVWAISINEDSRDLKTESSKRNIPIHDDVIQLGFLDYANSCNHEFIFKTNRKGDNYADTIGKSFGRFKTSLGFPKNIVFHSFRHVFADLCKQQRIELSLIKEFIGHSKSDVFLDTYAMRYSPDVLKRDLLDKIEFTVSLCW; from the coding sequence GTGCTTTATAAATTTATTGAGAAAAATCTAAGTGGAAACTGGCGCAGTGCTGACAGACTTGTTGATAATGAGCGTCCTGTTGAACGTATCGCTCCGCAAATAATTCAAGCTGTTTCAGTTGAAGATGAGCAGCCTTTAATATCAAGTTTGGTTAATAAGTTTTTAGAAGAGAAGTCTGCTCGGTTGGCTCCGAAGACACTCTTGGGATATAAAACAGATTTGGCAATATTTCAAAATAATATTGATGACGTTCCGATCAACAAGTTCAGAGTTACGGACTTGAATGATTTTAGGGATAAATTAAAGGTATTACCAAAACATAATAATAAAACAGGTGTTCCTATATCAGCAACAAGAGCTAATAATATTATTGGTTCGCTATCTGCATTTATGGGATGGTGTAAAGATCTTGGGTATATTGAAACAAATATTGCGCTTAATAAAAAGATTCCAGTTCCAAAGAATGAAGGTGTTCGTGACAGGTTCTCAGATGAGCAGTTGCTGATGATATTCAGTCATGACAGGTTTAAAAATCCAGACAAGAAAAAGATGTATCACTACTGGGTTCCAATACTGGCATATTATCATGGAATGAGGCTGAATGAAATTTGTCTGTTGAGAAGGCAGGACATCTATCAGCATGGCGATGTCTGGGCCATATCAATAAATGAAGACAGTCGGGATCTCAAGACGGAATCATCTAAGCGCAATATCCCGATTCATGACGATGTTATCCAGTTAGGGTTTCTGGACTATGCGAACTCCTGTAATCATGAATTTATATTCAAGACTAATCGAAAAGGTGATAATTACGCAGATACAATAGGGAAATCATTCGGAAGATTCAAGACGTCGTTAGGATTTCCAAAAAACATTGTATTTCATTCATTTCGTCATGTGTTTGCAGATTTATGTAAACAGCAAAGGATAGAGCTTTCCCTGATAAAAGAGTTTATTGGACATAGTAAATCAGATGTTTTTCTAGATACGTATGCTATGCGGTATTCTCCAGACGTGTTGAAGCGAGATTTGCTTGATAAAATTGAGTTTACTGTATCGTTGTGTTGGTAG